In Paramormyrops kingsleyae isolate MSU_618 chromosome 13, PKINGS_0.4, whole genome shotgun sequence, a single window of DNA contains:
- the LOC111846645 gene encoding long-chain fatty acid transport protein 2-like isoform X1, protein MYMYAVTILVSLVFLHILLKLWFPYFVPEFLYVLKTIAFGLRMSKYKKKQPFYTILDCFLDAVKRTPSKPFIIFENRTYTYMDVDKQSNKVARALRTHTSLKEGDTVALFLGNEPCYAWVWLGLAKIGCATALLNCNIRSKSLSQCFSCSGASVLIVAEGLKDVVEEILPALLEQDIAVLILTKGCDTAGMMSLLDKFEEASDEPVSAALRSAVSRKSPALYVYTSGTTGLPKAAVITQERLWAATFIQSLAGVTSKDIFYINLPLYHSAGFSIGFAGAIEKGLTIVLRRKFSASQFWDDCRKHNVTVIQYIGETMRYLCNTQKKADDRDHRVRLAIGNGIRADVWKEFLNRFGSIQVRELYAATEGNIGFMNLSGKIGAVGRVNYIQRKIFPYLLIKYDTEKEEPVRNSEGLCVEVLKGETGLLVSKITEKAPFNGYARNLQQTEKKRLRNVLQKGDLYFNSGDLLRIDEDNFIYFQDRIGDTFRWKGENVATTEIADILSMVDCIKEANVYGVRVPGHEGRIGMAAITLKEDKQFDCSSTFSHVASYLPAYTWPRFIRIQSQLDITGTYKQKKVKLVDEGFNPAAIEDPLYILNEREKSYIPMTQKTYSLIASGQMQL, encoded by the exons ATGTACATGTATGCGGTCACAATTTTGGTCAGCTTGGTTTTCTTGCACATACTTCTCAAGTTATGGTTTCCTTACTTTGTACCAGAGTTCTTATATGTTTTGAAGACCATAGCTTTTGGACTGAGGATGTCGAAATACAAAAAGAAGCAGCCCTTCTACACTATTTTAGATTGTTTCTTGGATGCAGTGAAGAGGACTCCTTCCAAACCCTTCATAATTTTTGAGAACAGAACCTACACTTACATGGACGTTGATAAACAGAGTAACAAAGTTGCCAGAGCTCTAAGGACGCATACCAGCTTGAAAGAGGGGGATACGGTGGCTCTTTTTTTGGGGAATGAGCCCTGCTATGCGTGGGTCTGGCTCGGCCTGGCAAAAATAGGCTGCGCAACTGCTCTGCTAAACTGCAACATCAGATCCAAATCGCTGTCACAGTGCTTCTCCTGCTCCGGGGCCAGCGTGCTCATAGTTGCAGAAG GGCTGAAAGATGTGGTGGAGGAAATCTTGCCGGCGTTACTGGAGCAGGACATCGCGGTCTTAATACTCACTAAGGGCTGTGACACGGCGGGCATGATGAGCCTCCTGGACAAGTTCGAGGAAGCCTCCGACGAACCAGTGTCCGCAGCACTCAGGTCCGCGGTGTCGAGGAAGAGCCCTGCGCTGTACGTTTACACCTCGGGAACAACAG GTCTCCCCAAAGCAGCCGTAATCACGCAAGAGCGACTATGGGCTGCGACTTTCATTCAGTCTCTGGCCGGAGTGACTTCTAAGGACATATTTTACATTAACCTCCCCCTCTACCACAGTGCTGGATTCTCCATTGGCTTTGCAGGTGCCATTGAAAAGG GGCTAACAATCGTTCTTCGGAGAAAATTTTCTGCCTCCCAGTTTTGGGATGACTGTCGGAAACACAACGTCACTGTGATCCAGTACATCGGCGAGACGATGCGCTACCTGTGCAACACGCAGAAG AAAGCTGACGACAGGGACCACAGAGTGAGGCTTGCCATTGGCAATGGGATAAGAGCAGATGTTTGGAAGGAGTTTCTGAATCGATTTGGCAGCATCCAAGTGAGGGAACTGTACGCCGCCACAGAAGGGAACATCGGTTTCATGAACCTCTCTGGGAAGATTGGTGCAGTGGGACGTGTAAATTACATCCAAAGG AAAATCTTCCCCTACTTGCTGATCAAATACGATACAGAGAAGGAAGAGCCCGTGAGGAACTCTGAGGGTCTGTGTGTGGAAGTTCTCAAAG GAGAGACTGGACTGTTGGTTTCTAAAATAACTGAAAAGGCCCCCTTTAATGGATACGCCAGAAATCTCCAGCAGACGGAGAAGAAGCGACTGAGGAACGTGCTTCAGAAAGGAGACCTGTACTTCAACAGCGGAGACTTGCTTAGGATTGATGAGGACAATTTTATCTACTTTCAGGACCGGATTGGGGACACTTTTAG GTGGAAGGGAGAGAATGTGGCCACCACAGAAATAGCAGATATCCTCAGCATGGTTGATTGCATCAAAGAAGCAAACGTGTATGGGGTCAGAGTACCAG GCCACGAGGGGAGAATCGGAATGGCGGCCATCACACTGAAAGAGGACAAGCAGTTTGACTGTTCTAGCACGTTCAGCCATGTTGCTAGCTACCTCCCTGCGTACACCTGGCCGCGCTTCATAAGGATTCAG AGTCAGCTAGACATCACTGGGACATACAAGCAGAAGAAAGTGAAGCTGGTCGACGAGGGATTTAATCCAGCTGCTATTGAGGATCCTCTCTATATCCTGAATGAGCGAGAAAAGAGCTACATCCCAATGACACAAAAGACATACAGCTTAATAGCATCAGGACAAATGCAGCTGTAA
- the LOC111846645 gene encoding long-chain fatty acid transport protein 2-like isoform X2: MYMYAVTILVSLVFLHILLKLWFPYFVPEFLYVLKTIAFGLRMSKYKKKQPFYTILDCFLDAVKRTPSKPFIIFENRTYTYMDVDKQSNKVARALRTHTSLKEGDTVALFLGNEPCYAWVWLGLAKIGCATALLNCNIRSKSLSQCFSCSGASVLIVAEGLKDVVEEILPALLEQDIAVLILTKGCDTAGMMSLLDKFEEASDEPVSAALRSAVSRKSPALYVYTSGTTGLPKAAVITQERLWAATFIQSLAGVTSKDIFYINLPLYHSAGFSIGFAGAIEKGLTIVLRRKFSASQFWDDCRKHNVTVIQYIGETMRYLCNTQKKADDRDHRVRLAIGNGIRADVWKEFLNRFGSIQVRELYAATEGNIGFMNLSGKIGAVGRVNYIQRKIFPYLLIKYDTEKEEPVRNSEGLCVEVLKGHEGRIGMAAITLKEDKQFDCSSTFSHVASYLPAYTWPRFIRIQSQLDITGTYKQKKVKLVDEGFNPAAIEDPLYILNEREKSYIPMTQKTYSLIASGQMQL, encoded by the exons ATGTACATGTATGCGGTCACAATTTTGGTCAGCTTGGTTTTCTTGCACATACTTCTCAAGTTATGGTTTCCTTACTTTGTACCAGAGTTCTTATATGTTTTGAAGACCATAGCTTTTGGACTGAGGATGTCGAAATACAAAAAGAAGCAGCCCTTCTACACTATTTTAGATTGTTTCTTGGATGCAGTGAAGAGGACTCCTTCCAAACCCTTCATAATTTTTGAGAACAGAACCTACACTTACATGGACGTTGATAAACAGAGTAACAAAGTTGCCAGAGCTCTAAGGACGCATACCAGCTTGAAAGAGGGGGATACGGTGGCTCTTTTTTTGGGGAATGAGCCCTGCTATGCGTGGGTCTGGCTCGGCCTGGCAAAAATAGGCTGCGCAACTGCTCTGCTAAACTGCAACATCAGATCCAAATCGCTGTCACAGTGCTTCTCCTGCTCCGGGGCCAGCGTGCTCATAGTTGCAGAAG GGCTGAAAGATGTGGTGGAGGAAATCTTGCCGGCGTTACTGGAGCAGGACATCGCGGTCTTAATACTCACTAAGGGCTGTGACACGGCGGGCATGATGAGCCTCCTGGACAAGTTCGAGGAAGCCTCCGACGAACCAGTGTCCGCAGCACTCAGGTCCGCGGTGTCGAGGAAGAGCCCTGCGCTGTACGTTTACACCTCGGGAACAACAG GTCTCCCCAAAGCAGCCGTAATCACGCAAGAGCGACTATGGGCTGCGACTTTCATTCAGTCTCTGGCCGGAGTGACTTCTAAGGACATATTTTACATTAACCTCCCCCTCTACCACAGTGCTGGATTCTCCATTGGCTTTGCAGGTGCCATTGAAAAGG GGCTAACAATCGTTCTTCGGAGAAAATTTTCTGCCTCCCAGTTTTGGGATGACTGTCGGAAACACAACGTCACTGTGATCCAGTACATCGGCGAGACGATGCGCTACCTGTGCAACACGCAGAAG AAAGCTGACGACAGGGACCACAGAGTGAGGCTTGCCATTGGCAATGGGATAAGAGCAGATGTTTGGAAGGAGTTTCTGAATCGATTTGGCAGCATCCAAGTGAGGGAACTGTACGCCGCCACAGAAGGGAACATCGGTTTCATGAACCTCTCTGGGAAGATTGGTGCAGTGGGACGTGTAAATTACATCCAAAGG AAAATCTTCCCCTACTTGCTGATCAAATACGATACAGAGAAGGAAGAGCCCGTGAGGAACTCTGAGGGTCTGTGTGTGGAAGTTCTCAAAG GCCACGAGGGGAGAATCGGAATGGCGGCCATCACACTGAAAGAGGACAAGCAGTTTGACTGTTCTAGCACGTTCAGCCATGTTGCTAGCTACCTCCCTGCGTACACCTGGCCGCGCTTCATAAGGATTCAG AGTCAGCTAGACATCACTGGGACATACAAGCAGAAGAAAGTGAAGCTGGTCGACGAGGGATTTAATCCAGCTGCTATTGAGGATCCTCTCTATATCCTGAATGAGCGAGAAAAGAGCTACATCCCAATGACACAAAAGACATACAGCTTAATAGCATCAGGACAAATGCAGCTGTAA